Proteins encoded by one window of Aphidius gifuensis isolate YNYX2018 linkage group LG2, ASM1490517v1, whole genome shotgun sequence:
- the LOC122848247 gene encoding endoplasmic reticulum resident protein 44 isoform X1, with translation MREYRDIFHLKYTLLVIYLVFTTHNYVEGGAVQLTSTNIEETLASNELVFINFYAEWCHFSKILQPIFDEAADEISKLFPEPNVVVMGKVNCENENTVASRFHITKYPTLKLFRNGQPSRKEYRGRRSLEAIVEFIKEQLDDPIQEFDDLKKLVDLDNKKRIIIGYFIRKDVPEYKNFKQVAMNLKDDCQFHVGFGTCSNETCEIGKYIKILEASQAMHPPEQPIIVFRPDRVASEGDDETFKGNLQNFDELNSWIQGKCVPLVREITFENAEELTEEGLPFLILFHSPEDTSSVKDYKEIIARSLPDFTQKVTFLTADGSKFEHPLSHLGKSKKDLPLIAIDSFKHMYLFNDFKDIYVSGKLKEFIDDLYSGKLHREYHYGPDEKTEKIGDKSEEKTRTDPPESTFKKLSPSKNRYTLLRDEL, from the exons ATGCGAGAATATCGTGATATCTTCCATCTCAAGTACACATTATTAGTCATTTATTTG GTGTTTACAACACATAATTATGTTGAAGGTGGCGCAGTGCAACTCACGTCAACAAATATTGAGGAAACATtag catcAAATGAGttggtatttataaatttttatgctgAATGGTGTCATTTTAGTAAAATTTTACAACCAATATTTGATGAAGCTGCTGATGAGATAAGTAAATTATTTCCTGAGCCAAATGTTGTTGTAATGGGAAAAGTAAattgtgaaaatgaaaatacagtTGCATCAAGATTTCACATTACAAAATATCCAActctaaaattatttagaaatggACAACCATCGAGGAAAGAATATCGTGGAAGAAGATCATTAGAAGCTATTGTAGAATTTATTAAAGAACAATTGGATGATCCAATTCAAGAATTTGATGAtctaaaaaaacttgttgatttagataataaaaaacgtaTTATTATTGGTTATTTTATTCGTAAAGATGTacctgaatataaaaattttaaacaagttGCTATGAATCTCAAGGATGATTGTCAATTCCATGTTGGTTTTGG taCATGCTCTAACGAAACTTGTGAAATTGGAAAGTATATTAAAATACT TGAAGCGAGTCAAGCAATGCATCCACCAGAGCAACCAATCATTGTTTTCCGACCAGACAGAGTAGCAAGTGAAGGTGATGATGAAACATTCAAaggaaatttacaaaatttcgATGAATTAAATAGTTGGATACAGGGAAAATGTGTACCACTTGTTAGAGAAATAACATTTGAAAATGCTGAAGAATTAACAGAAGAAGGTTTACCATTTTTAATTCTGTTTCATTCACCAGAAGACACATCAAGTGTCAAAGATTACAAGGAAATTATTGCAAGAAGTTTGCCTGATTTTACAc aaaaagtaaCATTCCTAACTGCTGATGGTTCTAAATTTGAACATCCACTATCACATCTtggtaaaagtaaaaaagatcTTCCTCTAATTGCAATTGATAGTTTTAAgcatatgtatttatttaatgattttaaagatATATATGTTAGtggtaaattaaaagaatttattgatgatttatattCTGGTAAACTTCATCGTGAGTATCATTATGGTCCAGatgaaaaaacagaaaaaattgGTGATAAATCTGAAGAAAAAACACGAACTGATCCACCAGAatctacatttaaaaaattatcacctAGCAAAAATAGATATACACTGCTTAGGGATGAACTTTAA
- the LOC122848247 gene encoding endoplasmic reticulum resident protein 44 isoform X2, translated as MREYRDIFHLKYTLLVIYLVFTTHNYVEGGAVQLTSTNIEETLASNELVFINFYAEWCHFSKILQPIFDEAADEISKLFPEPNVVVMGKVNCENENTVASRFHITKYPTLKLFRNGQPSRKEYRGRRSLEAIVEFIKEQLDDPIQEFDDLKKLVDLDNKKRIIIGYFIRKDVPEYKNFKQVAMNLKDDCQFHVGFGEASQAMHPPEQPIIVFRPDRVASEGDDETFKGNLQNFDELNSWIQGKCVPLVREITFENAEELTEEGLPFLILFHSPEDTSSVKDYKEIIARSLPDFTQKVTFLTADGSKFEHPLSHLGKSKKDLPLIAIDSFKHMYLFNDFKDIYVSGKLKEFIDDLYSGKLHREYHYGPDEKTEKIGDKSEEKTRTDPPESTFKKLSPSKNRYTLLRDEL; from the exons ATGCGAGAATATCGTGATATCTTCCATCTCAAGTACACATTATTAGTCATTTATTTG GTGTTTACAACACATAATTATGTTGAAGGTGGCGCAGTGCAACTCACGTCAACAAATATTGAGGAAACATtag catcAAATGAGttggtatttataaatttttatgctgAATGGTGTCATTTTAGTAAAATTTTACAACCAATATTTGATGAAGCTGCTGATGAGATAAGTAAATTATTTCCTGAGCCAAATGTTGTTGTAATGGGAAAAGTAAattgtgaaaatgaaaatacagtTGCATCAAGATTTCACATTACAAAATATCCAActctaaaattatttagaaatggACAACCATCGAGGAAAGAATATCGTGGAAGAAGATCATTAGAAGCTATTGTAGAATTTATTAAAGAACAATTGGATGATCCAATTCAAGAATTTGATGAtctaaaaaaacttgttgatttagataataaaaaacgtaTTATTATTGGTTATTTTATTCGTAAAGATGTacctgaatataaaaattttaaacaagttGCTATGAATCTCAAGGATGATTGTCAATTCCATGTTGGTTTTGG TGAAGCGAGTCAAGCAATGCATCCACCAGAGCAACCAATCATTGTTTTCCGACCAGACAGAGTAGCAAGTGAAGGTGATGATGAAACATTCAAaggaaatttacaaaatttcgATGAATTAAATAGTTGGATACAGGGAAAATGTGTACCACTTGTTAGAGAAATAACATTTGAAAATGCTGAAGAATTAACAGAAGAAGGTTTACCATTTTTAATTCTGTTTCATTCACCAGAAGACACATCAAGTGTCAAAGATTACAAGGAAATTATTGCAAGAAGTTTGCCTGATTTTACAc aaaaagtaaCATTCCTAACTGCTGATGGTTCTAAATTTGAACATCCACTATCACATCTtggtaaaagtaaaaaagatcTTCCTCTAATTGCAATTGATAGTTTTAAgcatatgtatttatttaatgattttaaagatATATATGTTAGtggtaaattaaaagaatttattgatgatttatattCTGGTAAACTTCATCGTGAGTATCATTATGGTCCAGatgaaaaaacagaaaaaattgGTGATAAATCTGAAGAAAAAACACGAACTGATCCACCAGAatctacatttaaaaaattatcacctAGCAAAAATAGATATACACTGCTTAGGGATGAACTTTAA